From the genome of Phycodurus eques isolate BA_2022a chromosome 22, UOR_Pequ_1.1, whole genome shotgun sequence, one region includes:
- the sbf1 gene encoding myotubularin-related protein 5 — translation MARLADYFVVVGYDLDKRVEGEGEGQGRILQRFPEKDWEDSPFPQGVELFCQPSGWQLVPERQPASFFVAVLTDINSERHYCACFTFWEGQDNPQKTRAGEVDEVDEESTIVQPAQVFAPKSLVLVSRLDYTDVFRNCLALVYTVHVDGLTVPLETVIGNLLTCVIPIAGGSQRTITLGAGDRQVIQTPIDDSLPVSGSSVAQLFRQLGIVNVLYLFCAALTEHKILFLSSSYQRLTDACRGLLAIMFPLKYSFTYVPILPGKLLEVLSTPTPFIIGVNSFFRSETQELLDVIIADLDGGTITIPECVHISLLPEPLLQQTQTALSMVLDPELEVADHAFPPQSSLPSAPKIQDKEIRAIFLWLFAQLFQGYRWCLHIIRIHPEPVIRFHKAAFLGQRALTEDDFLMKVLDGMAFAGFVSERGPPYRATDLFDDLVANEVERIRQEEASPHKVMNHVKELAEQLFKNENPYPAVTMHKVQRPLENGQKATRSQTSFPGLDEVTVQLFIDHATAKLKTAPPVVKAEVKSMVPSGPPLGDTVDRNGNVMANSARRLEVVRNCITYIFENKMLEAKKLMPAVLRALKGRAARVCLTQELNQHVLQNRAVLDDQQFDYVVRMMNCTLQDCSHMDEHGIAAALLPLVTAFSQKLGAGITQFAYSCVQEHTVWTNMQFWEAMFYSDVQNHIRALYLETENGEHPNQTEQQEGSGSGREISALELASEQSRLWPTLGKDMQTERVQKEESTVFSQAIHYANRMSYLLLPLDTSKNRLLRSSGLGDVESVSNSYVTNSIAGSMAESYDTESGFEDAESSDVANSVVRFINRFVDKVCNESGVTNEHLKALHTMIPDIVQMHIETLDAVHRESKRLPPIQKPKLLRPTLLAGEELVMDGMRVYLIPDGREEATGMMGGPPLLPAEGAIFLTTYRLIFKGTPTDPLVGEQTVTRSFPIASLTKEKRISVTLPMEQFVQEGLQLRSCTFQLMKIVFDEEVAADLAEVFRKHMHKLRYPQHVQGTFAFTVGQSGKLVVEHKTKDKNQSLKTLSKNLVKSAKRTIGRQYVTKKKYSPPTWENRSSFQSELDEDEISVSEEVDQSSLTLSSTIRSSDRQTMSNVVERACCRDYQRMGLGTLSNSLTRSKNEPFRISTVNRMYTVCRSYPGLLIVPQNIPDTTIQRICRCYRQNRFPVVCWRNSRTKAVLLRSAGFHAKGVVGFFKSPNAPTSVPSQADSTSLEQEKYLQAIISSMPSYSESSGRNTLSGFTSTHMSASDSSDKLRQPKIGALMKQVMGAKEDVPGTFSRGALGQRAKVISLSQPKVSGKARNSTRGKWGSIRGGGRLSAYNPDVGTRLAGKESPQPNGGPSEALFFRQHRAYLYIIGDKAQLKGGKQDSFQQWEVVPIEVCDLRQVKNSFKKLMKACVPSLASSDSSTNFLRCLEESEWMALLHRVLQVSVLAVELLDTGSSVTVSLEDGWDVTTQVVSLVQLLSDPYYRTFDGFRLLVEKEWLSFGHRFSHRGAQTLGSQSSGFTPVFLQFLDCVHQIHLQFPMEFEFSQYYLKFLAYHYVSNRFRTFLLDSDYERIELGVLYEEKGERRSPQVCKSVWDYIDRLNKKTPVFFNYMFAPEDYEVLRPYTFISNLKVWDYYTEETLSEGPSYDWEPRGRQERAASEEAPDKPDSGAPKSRRRAVWPCYDSLSKTVPDAITKLLQDLQALEGELGQASEKWKDTWDKMKAAQRNETKLESKPSFSSSLLMSSNLSHQRRSQGVYLQESGVGSSINLALDCEVSATSTPAAGRPSTSTLYSQFQSTESENRSFEGILFKKGALLKPWKPRWFVLDKTKHQLRYYESRQDKECKGVIELADVESVLLGTPAMGAPKNIEEKAFFDLKTTKRVYNFCAQDSLNAQLWMDSVQSCLSDA, via the exons CGGACCATCACATTAGGCGCTGGGGACCGGCAAGTTATCCAGACTCCCATCGACGACTCCCTACCCGTCAGCGGCAGCAGCGTGGCGCAGCTCTTCAGGCAGCTGG GGATAGTCAATGTGCTGTATCTGTTCTGTGCCGCCCTTACGGAGCACAAGATCCTGTTCCTGTCAAGCAGTTACCAACGACTAACAGATGCCTGCCGGGGACTGTTGGCTATCATGTTCCCCCTCAAATACAG CTTCACATATGTTCCCATCCTGCCTGGTAAACTCCtggaggtcctgagcactcccACTCCTTTTATAATCGGCGTCAACTCATTTTTCCGCTCTGAGACACAAGAACTG TTGGATGTCATCATCGCCGACCTGGACGGCGGCACCATCACCATCCCGGAGTGCGTTCACATCTCCCTGCTGCCTGAGCCGCTCCTCCAGCAGACTCAGACTGCACTCTCCATG GTTTTGGATCCTGAGCTGGAGGTTGCTGATCACGCCTTCCCACCTCAGTCTTCGCTACCGTCGGCGCCCAAGAtccag GATAAGGAGATCCGGGCGATCTTCCTGTGGTTGTTTGCTCAGCTTTTCCAGGGTTATCGCTGGTGTTTACATATCATCCGCATTCACCCCGAACCAGTTATCCGCTTCCATAAG GCGGCCTTCCTCGGCCAAAGGGCGCTAACAGAAGACGACTTCCTCATGAAGGTTTTGGACGGCATGGCGTTCGCAGGTTTCGTGTCGGAGAGGGGGCCTCCCTACAGAGCAAcagatttgtttgatgat CTGGTAGCCAATGAGGTGGAGAGGATACGGCAAGAGGAGGCCTCGCCGCACAAAGTCATGAATCACGTGAAGGAGTTGGCCGAGCAGCTATTTAAAAAT GAGAACCCCTACCCGGCAGTGACTATGCATAAAGTCCAACGACCGTTAGAAAACGGCCAGAAAGCCACTCGGAGTCAGACCTCCTTCCCCGGGCTGGACGAGGTCACCGTACAGCTCTTCATCGACCACGCCACCGCCAAGCTCAAGACTGCACCACCGGTGGTCAAGGCGGAGGTCAAGAGCATGGTGCCGTCCGGGCCTCCGCTGG GAGACACTGTGGACCGGAACGGCAACGTGATGGCCAACAGCGCCCGTCGGCTGGAGGTTGTCAGGAACTGCATCACGTATATCTTTGAGAACAAAATGCTGGAGGCCAAGAAG CTGATGCCAGCTGTACTGCGGGCTTTGAAGGGTCGAGCGGCTCGGGTGTGTTTGACCCAGGAGCTCAATCAGCACGTCTTACAGAACCGGGCGGTGCTGGATGACCAGCAGTTCGACTACGTCGTCCGAATGATGAACTGCACCTTACAG GACTGCTCGCATATGGATGAACATGGCATTGCAGCAGCCCTTCTCCCATTGGTTACAGCTTTTTC ACAGAAATTGGGGGCAGGCATCACTCAGTTTGCGTACAGCTGCGTACAGGAGCACACGGTGTGGACCAACATGCAGTTCTGGGAGGCCATGTTCTACAGCGACGTTCAGAACCACATTAGGGCGCTTTACCTGGAGACGGAGAACGGAGAGCATCCGAACCAAACG GAGCAGCAGGAGGGATCGGGCAGCGGGCGGGAAATCAGCGCGCTGGAGCTGGCGTCGGAGCAGAGCCGCCTGTGGCCGACGCTCGGCAAGGACATGCAGACGGAACGCGTGCAGAAGGAGGAGAGCACCGTGTTCAGCCAGGCCATCCACTACGCCAACAGGATGAGCTACCTGCTGCTGCCGCTGGACACCAGCAAGAACCGCCTGCTCAGGAGCTCGGGCCTCGGGGACGTGGAGAGCGTCAGCAACAGCTACGTAACCAACAG tatTGCAGGGAGCATGGCGGAAAGTTACGACACAGAGAGCGGCTTCGAGGATGCCGAGAGCTCCGACGTGGCCAACTCGGTGGTGCGCTTCATCAACCGCTTCGTGGACAAAGTGTGCAATGAGAGCGGAGTGACCAACGAGCACCTGAAGGCTCTCCACACCATGATACCGG ATATCGTTCAGATGCACATCGAGACGTTAGACGCAGTCCACCGCGAGAGTAAACGACTGCCGCCGATCCAAAAG CCCAAGCTGCTGAGGCCGACTCTTCTGGCAGGCGAGGAGCTGGTGATGGACGGCATGCGCGTTTACCTCATCCCAGACGGGCGCGAGGAGGCCACGGGGATGATGGGAGGCCCGCCCCTGCTGCCCGCAGAGGGAGCCATCTTCCTCACCACCTACCGGCTCATCTTCAAGGGCACTCCCACCGACCCTCTGG TGGGCGAGCAGACGGTTACTCGTTCCTTCCCCATCGCGTCGTTGACCAAGGAGAAGAGAATATCTGTCACTTTACCCATGGAGCAGTTTGTTCAGGAGGGGTTACAGCTACGGTCCTGCACCTTCCAG CTGATGAAGATCGTGTTCGACGAGGAGGTGGCGGCTGACCTTGCGGAGGTTTTCAGGAAGCACATGCACAAGCTACGCTACCCCCAGCACGTGCAGGGAACGTTCGCCTTCACCGTCGGTCAGAGTGGCAAGCTGGTAGTGGAGCACAAGACCAAGGACAAGAACCAGTCACTCAA gacactttccaaaaacctGGTAAAGAGCGCCAAGCGGACCATCGGCCGTCAGTACGTGACGAAGAAGAAATACTCTCCGCCTACCTGGGAGAACAGGAGCAGCTTTCAGTCAGAGCTGGATGAGGATGAAATTTCAG TCTCAGAGGAGGTGGATCAGAGCTCCCTTACGCTGTCCTCCACCATCCGCTCGTCAGACAGACAGACCATGAGTAACGTAGTCGAGCGAGCGTGCTGCCGCGACTACCAGCGCATGGGCCTGGGCACGCTCAGCAACAGCTTGACCCGCTCCAAGAATGAGCCCTTCCGAATTTCCACAGTCAACCGCATGTACACGGTGTGCAGAAG CTATCCCGGCCTGCTCATCGTTCCGCAGAACATCCCGGATACCACCATCCAGAGAATCTGCCGCTGTTACCGGCAGAACCGCTTCCCTGTGGTTTGCTGGCGGAATTCCCGGACCAAGGCTGTCCTCCTGCGATCGGCAGGCTTCCACGCAAAAGGGGTGGTGGGCTTTTTTAAATCTCCCAATGCCCCAACTTCGG TGCCCTCCCAGGCGGACTCCACCAGTCTGGAGCAGGAGAAATACCTCCAGGCCATTATCAGCTCCATGCCCTCTTACAGCGAGAGCAGTGGCAGGAACACGCTCAGCGGCTTCACCTCCACCCACATGAGCGCTTCGG ACTCGTCGGATAAGCTGCGGCAGCCAAAGATCGGCGCTCTGATGAAGCAGGTGATGGGTGCCAAGgaggacgtgcccggaacgtTCAGCAGAGGAG CTCTTGGTCAAAGGGCCAAAGTCATCTCCCTCTCTCAGCCCAAAGTGTCTGGCAAGGCCAGGAACTCTACTAGAG GGAAATGGGGGAGTATCCGAGGCGGCGGGCGTCTTAGCGCCTACAACCCAGACGTGGGGACGCGTCTCGCCGGGAAAGAGTCGCCGCAGCCCAACGGCGGGCCCAGTGAGGCGTTGTTCTTCCGCCAGCACAGGGCCTATCTCTACATCATTGGGGACAAGGCCCAGCTCAAG GGCGGAAAGCAGGACTCCTTCCAGCAGTGGGAGGTGGTGCCCATCGAGGTATGCGACCTGCGGCAGGTGAAGAACAGCTTCAAGAAGCTGATGAAGGCCTGCGTGCCTAGTTTGGCCTCCTCTGACTCCAGTACGAACTTCCTGCGCTGTCTGGAAGAGTCGGAGTGGATGGCGCTG CTGCACAGGGTGCTGCAGGTGTCAGTCCTGGCGGTGGAGCTGCTGGACACGGGATCATCCGTCACTGTCAGCCTTGAGGACGGCTGGGACGTCACCACCCAG GTGGTGTCGTTGGTGCAACTGCTGTCCGACCCTTACTACCGGACCTTCGACGGCTTCCGGCTGCTGGTGGAGAAGGAGTGGCTGTCGTTCGGCCACAGGTTCAGCCACCGTGGCGCGCAAACGCTAGGCAGTCAGAGCAGCGGGTTCACCCCGGTCTTCCTGCAGTTTCTCGACTGTGTGCATCAA ATCCATTTGCAGTTCCCCATGGAGTTCGAGTTCAGCCAGTACTACTTGAAGTTCTTGGCCTATCACTACGTGTCCAACCGCTTCCGCACCTTTCTGCTCGACTCTGACTACGAGCGCATCGAACTCG GAGTCCTCTATGAGGAGAAAGGCGAGAGGAGAAGTCCTCAGGTGTGCAAGTCCGTGTGGGACTACATCGACCGGCTCAACAAGAAGACGCCGGTCTTCTTCAACTACATGTTCGCGCCAGAGGATTATGAG GTTCTCCGGCCGTACACCTTCATCTCCAACCTGAAAGTGTGGGACTACTACACAGAGGAGACGCTCTCAGAGGGGCCGTCGTACGACTGGGAGCCGCGGGGCCGCCAGGAGCGAGCGGCGTCGGAGGAGGCGCCCGACAAGCCCGACAGCGGCGCGCCCAAATCGCGGCGGCGCGCCGTGTGGCCGTGCTACGACAGCCTGAGCAAGACGGTGCCCGACGCCATCACCAAGCTGCTGCAGGACCTGCAGGCGCTGGAGGGCGAGCTCGGCCAGGCGTCGGAGAAGTGGAAGGACACGTGGGATAAGATGAAGGCCGCTCAGAGGAATGAGACCAAACTGGAGAGCAAG CCGTCATTCTCCAGCTCGCTGCTCATGTCCTCCAACCTGAGCCACCAGCGGCGTTCCCAGGGCGTCTACTTGCAGGAGAGCGGCGTAGGCTCCTCCATCAACTTGGCTCTGGACTGCGAGGTCAGCGCTACCTCCACGCCGGCGGCGGGCCGCCCGAGCACCAGCACGCTCTACAGCCAGTTCCAGAGCACAGAGAGCGAAAACAG AAGTTTCGAAGGCATTTTATTCAAGAAAGGCGCTCTTCTGAAACCATGGAAACCACGGTGGTTTGTGCTGGACAAGACAAAGCATCAG CTGCGATACTACGAGAGCAGGCAGGACAAAGAGTGCAAAGGTGTCATCGAGCTGGCCGATGTGGAGTCTGTTCTTCTGGGGACGCCCGCCATGGGAGCGCCCAAAAACATCGAGGAGAAAGCCTTCTTCGAT CTCAAGACCACCAAACGAGTGTACAACTTCTGTGCCCAGGACAGCCTCAACGCTCAGCTTTGGATGGACAGCGTTCAGAGTTGCCTGTCGGACGCCTAG